A region from the Tachyglossus aculeatus isolate mTacAcu1 chromosome X2, mTacAcu1.pri, whole genome shotgun sequence genome encodes:
- the ACP5 gene encoding tartrate-resistant acid phosphatase type 5 has protein sequence MGKMVWLLALLVSCALGLPASRPSGSTLRFVALGDWGGVPNAPFYTAREMATAKELGRTVETLGADFILSLGDNFYFHGVQDINDKRFQETFEEVFTAPSLRNVPWYVLAGNHDHLGNVSAQIAYSKVSKRWNFPSSHYRLRFRVPNTNVSVALFMIDTVTLCGNSDDFLSQQPEKPSNLELARSQLSWLKKQLTNAKEDYLLVAGHYPVWSVAEHGPTHCLVRHLQPLLAKYKVTAYLCGHDHNLQYLKDKDDVGYVLSGAGNFMDPSKKHQHKVPDGYLRFHYGVQESLGGFAYVEISPKEMTVTYIEATGKSLFKTTLPRKPRP, from the exons ATGGGGAAGATGGTGTGGCTTTTGGCCCTCCTCGTATCCTGTGCTCTGGGCCTCCCGGCGAGCCGCCCCAGCGGCTCCACCCTACGCTTTGTGGCTTTGGGGGACTGGGGCGGGGTCCCCAATGCCCCCTTCTACACTGCCCGAGAGATGGCCACAGCCAAGGAGTTGGGCCGGACCGTAGAGACTCTGGGAGCTGACTTCATCCTGTCCCTGGGGGACAATTTCTACTTCCACGGTGTCCAGGACATCAATGATAAGAGATTCCAG GAAACTTTTGAGGAGGTTTTTacggccccctccctccgcaaCGTGCCCTGGTACGTGTTGGCTGGGAACCACGACCACTTGGGAAACGTCTCGGCTCAGATCGCCTACTCCAAGGTGTCCAAGCGTTG GAACTTTCCCAGCTCTCACTACCGCCTCAGGTTCAGAGTCCCCAACACAAACGTGAGCGTGGCCCTGTTCATGATCGACACCGTGACCCTGTGTGGGAACTCCGACGACTTCCTGAGCCAGCAGCCTGAGAAGCCCAGCAACCTGGAGCTGGCCAGGTCCCAGCTGTCCTGGCTGAAGAAGCAGCTGACCAATGCAAAGGAGGACTACCTGCTGGTGGCCGGCCACTACCCCGTGTGGTCGGTGGCTGAGCATGGGCCCACCCACTGTCTGGTGAGGCACTTGCAGCCGCTGCTGGCCAAATACAAGGTCACGGCCTACCTGTGCGGCCATGACCACAACTTACag TATCTCAAGGACAAGGATGATGTGGGCTACGTGTTGAGCGGTGCTGGCAACTTCATGGACCCCTCCAAGAAACACCAGCACAAGGTCCCCGATGGCTACCTGCGTTTTCACTACGGGGTCCAGGAGTCCCTGGGGGGCTTCGCCTATGTGGAAATCAGCCCCAAGGAGATGACCGTTACCTACATCGAGGctacgggcaagtcactcttCAAGACCACCCTACCCCGGAAACCCAGGCCCTGA